One region of Bacillus pumilus genomic DNA includes:
- a CDS encoding metal-sensitive transcriptional regulator codes for MEYNQQMKNRLRRIEGQIKGVLAMMEQGKDCREVVTQLSASRNAIDRAMGVIVSTNLEQCVRESLEQGKDTEGLVKEAVELLVKSR; via the coding sequence ATGGAATATAATCAGCAGATGAAGAATCGTCTTCGCCGGATTGAAGGGCAGATTAAAGGGGTTCTTGCGATGATGGAGCAAGGCAAGGATTGCCGCGAGGTGGTCACGCAGCTGTCTGCATCACGTAATGCCATTGATCGGGCAATGGGTGTGATTGTGAGTACAAATCTTGAGCAATGTGTTCGTGAAAGTCTTGAACAAGGCAAGGATACGGAGGGTCTTGTGAAAGAGGCAGTTGAGCTATTGGTGAAAAGCCGGTAA
- a CDS encoding DsrE/DsrF/DrsH-like family protein — protein MEEQKKRTTIVLFSGDYDKAMAAYIIANGAAAYDHEVTIFHTFWGLNALRKDEMVPMKKGFLEKMFGKMMPRGADRMGLSKMNFAGMGPKMIKHVIKKHNAMTLPQLIEMAKEQDINLVACTMTMDLLGLQEKELLDDIQYAGVAAYLAEAEIGRVNLFI, from the coding sequence ATGGAAGAACAGAAAAAACGCACGACGATTGTGTTATTTAGTGGAGATTATGATAAAGCGATGGCAGCTTACATTATTGCCAATGGTGCAGCAGCCTATGATCATGAGGTGACCATTTTCCATACGTTTTGGGGGCTGAACGCCTTACGTAAGGATGAGATGGTACCGATGAAAAAAGGATTTTTAGAAAAAATGTTCGGCAAAATGATGCCGCGCGGGGCTGATCGTATGGGGCTGTCCAAGATGAACTTTGCAGGAATGGGGCCGAAAATGATCAAGCATGTGATCAAAAAGCACAACGCCATGACCTTGCCGCAGCTCATTGAGATGGCAAAGGAGCAGGATATTAACCTCGTGGCATGTACAATGACGATGGATCTTTTAGGATTACAGGAGAAAGAACTATTAGATGACATTCAATATGCCGGTGTAGCGGCATATTTAGCAGAGGCTGAAATCGGACGTGTGAATTTATTTATCTAG
- a CDS encoding rhodanese-like domain-containing protein, with translation MVQTILLIIVIGLLVSRFLPVRGVKQMDAAHMKKKLKSKGQQLIDVRSPSEFQTNHIKGFQNIPLSHLKKRASQLEKNEEVYVICQSGMRSMQAAKILKKQGFTQITNIKGGMNTWH, from the coding sequence ATGGTGCAGACGATTTTACTCATCATCGTAATTGGATTACTCGTGAGCCGCTTTCTGCCGGTTCGAGGTGTGAAGCAAATGGATGCAGCTCATATGAAAAAGAAGCTGAAAAGCAAAGGTCAACAGCTCATTGATGTGCGCTCTCCCAGTGAATTTCAAACAAATCATATCAAAGGCTTTCAAAACATCCCGTTGTCTCATTTGAAGAAACGAGCTTCTCAGCTTGAGAAAAATGAAGAGGTCTATGTGATATGTCAAAGCGGGATGAGAAGTATGCAGGCGGCGAAAATATTGAAGAAGCAAGGATTTACTCAGATTACAAACATCAAGGGTGGCATGAATACTTGGCATTAA
- a CDS encoding sulfurtransferase TusA family protein, with amino-acid sequence MQQPTVILDAKGLACPMPIVKTKKQMNELLPGDVLEVQATDKGSAADLAAWSKSAGHEFLGTTVEGQVLHHLIRKGGEQEKEGKSMISEMSLETFQQKVKEDPSLFILDVRELDEYEAGHIPGAVHIPLGEVEQRAEELSRETDIYLICHSGRRSELAAQKLKEKGFHQLMNIVPGMNSWTGAIEKRS; translated from the coding sequence ATGCAGCAACCAACTGTCATTTTAGATGCAAAAGGATTGGCATGCCCGATGCCGATTGTGAAAACAAAAAAACAAATGAATGAGCTTTTACCAGGAGACGTACTGGAAGTGCAAGCTACCGATAAAGGATCAGCAGCGGATCTAGCGGCATGGTCAAAAAGTGCCGGTCACGAATTTTTAGGAACAACAGTAGAAGGTCAGGTGCTTCATCATTTGATTCGTAAGGGCGGAGAACAAGAGAAAGAAGGGAAGTCCATGATTTCGGAAATGTCTTTGGAGACTTTTCAACAGAAAGTAAAAGAAGATCCATCTTTGTTTATTTTAGATGTGCGAGAGCTTGATGAATACGAGGCGGGGCATATTCCAGGAGCTGTTCATATTCCTCTTGGTGAGGTTGAACAACGTGCAGAGGAATTGAGCCGAGAGACGGACATTTACCTGATCTGTCATTCAGGCAGAAGAAGTGAATTAGCTGCGCAAAAGTTAAAAGAAAAAGGATTTCATCAATTGATGAATATCGTGCCAGGCATGAATAGCTGGACAGGAGCGATTGAAAAAAGGAGCTGA
- a CDS encoding MBL fold metallo-hydrolase: MTVTAMNAEQLTKKIVSKEPLFLLDVRNQTDVQDWKIEGEAIVHMNVPYFDLLEGVEGILHDIPHDREVLVVCAKEGSSIMVAEMLSEAGRTVHYLEGGMKAWSEHLEPVKIGDLSGGGGLYQFVRMGKGCLSYMIMSNGEAAIVDAARMTDVYIRFAKKHHVSITQVLDTHLHADHISGGKKLAEQTGANYWLPPKDAEEVIFEYHRLEEGQRITIGAATIDIHPLYSPGHTIGSTSFIVDHQYLLSGDILFVDSIGRPDLAGMAEDWVGDLRETLYDRYRALSKEFIVLPAHFMIMDEVNEDGSVWKELGVLFEENHGLNIEDDDVFRQMVTKNLPALPNAYQDIRQTNMGKLSPDDEAQREMEIGPNRCAIR; the protein is encoded by the coding sequence ATGACGGTAACAGCGATGAACGCAGAGCAGTTAACAAAAAAGATCGTGAGCAAGGAACCGCTCTTTTTGCTAGATGTGCGAAATCAAACGGATGTTCAGGATTGGAAGATCGAAGGGGAAGCAATCGTTCATATGAATGTGCCTTATTTTGATCTCCTTGAAGGAGTAGAGGGCATTTTGCATGACATTCCTCATGATCGTGAAGTGTTGGTGGTTTGTGCCAAGGAAGGCTCCTCTATCATGGTCGCGGAGATGCTGTCAGAGGCGGGTAGAACGGTCCATTATTTAGAAGGCGGCATGAAGGCGTGGAGTGAGCATCTAGAGCCAGTGAAGATCGGTGATTTAAGCGGCGGTGGAGGGCTGTATCAATTTGTGCGAATGGGCAAGGGATGTCTGTCTTATATGATCATGTCGAATGGAGAAGCCGCAATTGTAGATGCAGCTAGAATGACGGATGTTTATATTCGTTTTGCTAAAAAGCATCATGTCTCTATAACGCAAGTGTTGGATACTCATCTTCATGCAGATCATATTTCTGGCGGGAAAAAACTGGCTGAACAGACTGGTGCCAACTACTGGCTGCCGCCAAAAGATGCAGAAGAAGTGATCTTTGAGTATCACCGACTTGAAGAAGGGCAGCGCATCACGATAGGAGCGGCTACCATTGACATTCATCCCCTTTACTCACCGGGGCATACGATTGGGTCAACATCCTTTATCGTGGATCATCAATATCTTCTTTCAGGTGATATTTTGTTCGTTGATTCGATTGGAAGACCTGACCTCGCTGGAATGGCGGAGGACTGGGTAGGTGATTTGAGAGAAACACTCTATGACCGATATAGAGCACTTTCGAAAGAATTCATTGTTTTGCCAGCGCATTTCATGATCATGGATGAAGTCAATGAAGACGGAAGCGTTTGGAAGGAGCTAGGCGTTCTATTTGAAGAAAATCATGGACTGAATATTGAAGATGATGACGTATTTAGACAAATGGTCACGAAGAATCTGCCTGCACTGCCAAACGCCTATCAAGACATTCGTCAAACCAATATGGGGAAGCTGAGTCCAGATGATGAAGCGCAGCGTGAAATGGAAATTGGTCCAAACCGTTGTGCGATTCGGTAA
- a CDS encoding sulfurtransferase TusA family protein, with amino-acid sequence MTSDQILDVTGLACPMPIIRTKKKMNDLTEGQVLEIHATDKGAKADLAAWAKSSGHELITQTDEGDVLKFWVRKGS; translated from the coding sequence ATGACATCAGATCAAATATTAGACGTCACAGGGCTTGCATGCCCAATGCCGATTATTCGGACGAAGAAAAAAATGAATGACTTGACGGAGGGTCAAGTGTTAGAAATACATGCAACAGATAAAGGGGCTAAAGCTGACTTAGCAGCATGGGCGAAGTCAAGCGGACATGAATTGATCACGCAGACGGATGAAGGAGATGTGCTGAAGTTCTGGGTGAGAAAAGGGTCCTAA
- a CDS encoding sulfite exporter TauE/SafE family protein has protein sequence MDFAFLITLFIIGCIGSFLSGMVGIGGSVINYPMLLYIPPLVGVMALSAHEVSGIGAIQVLFSTLGGVLAYRKSGFLHRTLIIYMGISILAGSLLGSYVSHFMPENGMNLVYGLLAIVAVILMLIPKKGQRADAEGEVTFHKGLAAGIAFVIGSVSGVLGAGGAFILVPVMLSILKIPVRMTIASSLAITFLSAIGASTGKILTGQVMLLPAVVLMLASLIAAPIGAKVGQKINAVYLQWALAVMITATAVKIWLDLL, from the coding sequence GTGGATTTTGCGTTTTTGATTACACTTTTTATCATCGGATGTATTGGTTCCTTCTTATCAGGAATGGTGGGGATCGGGGGATCTGTGATCAACTATCCTATGCTGCTTTATATCCCGCCACTGGTCGGTGTGATGGCACTATCGGCACACGAGGTATCAGGGATTGGCGCCATTCAAGTGCTTTTTTCGACGCTAGGTGGGGTATTGGCCTATCGTAAAAGCGGATTTTTACATCGGACTTTGATTATATATATGGGGATCAGTATATTGGCGGGCAGCTTATTAGGCAGTTATGTCTCTCACTTTATGCCAGAGAATGGGATGAATCTCGTCTATGGCTTGCTTGCGATTGTGGCTGTGATTCTTATGCTAATTCCAAAAAAGGGACAGCGTGCAGATGCAGAGGGAGAAGTCACTTTTCATAAAGGACTTGCGGCAGGTATAGCCTTTGTGATTGGCAGTGTTTCCGGGGTGCTAGGCGCGGGCGGAGCATTTATATTAGTACCGGTGATGCTGTCTATTTTAAAAATTCCTGTCCGGATGACGATTGCGTCTTCACTAGCGATTACGTTTCTATCTGCGATTGGCGCATCGACTGGAAAGATATTGACGGGTCAAGTCATGCTTCTTCCTGCGGTTGTGCTGATGCTGGCAAGTTTAATAGCCGCTCCGATTGGTGCTAAGGTCGGTCAGAAAATCAATGCCGTCTACTTGCAATGGGCACTTGCTGTGATGATTACAGCGACAGCGGTCAAAATTTGGCTGGATTTATTATAA
- a CDS encoding DUF5839 family protein, translating to MTNEKNTITAFHCWRRNGELKVKPRPFKWHIPKRLRGQIQQGDIVLVESQDKKKPVLVIDVSREELEETGRYYKRVIKMLDRVDKRDEQPATSVRV from the coding sequence ATGACCAATGAAAAAAATACAATTACAGCGTTCCATTGTTGGAGAAGGAACGGTGAATTGAAGGTTAAACCAAGGCCTTTCAAGTGGCATATTCCCAAAAGACTAAGAGGACAGATACAACAAGGTGACATTGTCTTGGTTGAATCTCAAGACAAAAAGAAACCTGTCCTAGTAATTGACGTTTCAAGGGAAGAGCTAGAGGAAACGGGGCGCTATTACAAGCGAGTCATCAAGATGCTGGATCGAGTAGATAAAAGGGATGAACAGCCTGCAACATCAGTGCGAGTATAA
- a CDS encoding AAA family ATPase: protein MTLQKITFLKDKVTSYNEYPFCVPVIKNLDEIKITNNVTFFVGENGSGKSTLLESIADSCGFNINGGGRNNLYTNNIDETTLGSYLRLSWQPKLTNGFFLRAESFYNFAAYLDTLNQESGEDVYAPYGGTPLHKQSHGESFLSLFNNRFNGKSALYLLDEPESPLSPARQLGLLKIIHDLSTKSNSQFIIATHSPILLGYPEATILNFDGKKIEEIRYEMTEHYQITKYFLENRTAMLDHLLNED, encoded by the coding sequence ATAACTTTACAAAAAATAACTTTTCTTAAAGATAAAGTGACGTCCTATAATGAATATCCTTTTTGTGTTCCGGTAATAAAAAATTTAGATGAAATCAAAATCACAAACAATGTAACATTTTTTGTTGGTGAAAACGGATCAGGAAAGTCAACTTTACTAGAGTCTATTGCAGATAGTTGTGGTTTTAATATAAATGGTGGTGGCAGAAATAATTTGTATACTAATAATATAGATGAGACTACACTAGGTTCCTATTTGCGTTTATCTTGGCAACCTAAATTAACAAACGGTTTCTTTTTAAGAGCTGAATCTTTCTATAACTTCGCTGCATATTTAGATACTTTAAATCAAGAAAGCGGTGAAGATGTTTATGCTCCTTACGGAGGTACACCACTGCATAAGCAGTCTCATGGAGAATCCTTTTTATCTTTGTTTAATAATCGTTTTAACGGAAAAAGTGCTCTTTATTTACTTGATGAACCAGAATCTCCACTTTCTCCAGCAAGGCAGTTAGGATTATTGAAGATTATTCATGACCTTTCTACAAAGAGTAACTCTCAATTTATAATAGCTACCCACTCTCCAATTTTGTTAGGATATCCGGAAGCAACCATTTTAAATTTTGATGGAAAGAAAATAGAGGAAATACGCTATGAAATGACTGAGCATTATCAAATTACCAAATATTTTTTAGAAAACCGTACAGCTATGTTAGACCATTTGTTAAATGAAGATTGA
- a CDS encoding DUF2651 family protein codes for MRLVLFTLPLLYLAWGIIGYVIFKKVYVVLTITFITSTIFIFAYTGFDMSNMYWVGVVTFLCMCTSVITKIIRDMYIRYKKA; via the coding sequence ATGAGGCTTGTGTTATTCACATTGCCATTATTGTATTTAGCTTGGGGGATTATTGGCTATGTAATCTTTAAGAAGGTTTATGTGGTTTTAACTATCACATTTATAACTTCAACCATTTTTATATTTGCCTATACTGGGTTTGACATGTCAAATATGTATTGGGTAGGGGTGGTGACTTTTTTATGCATGTGCACCTCTGTAATTACAAAAATTATTCGAGACATGTATATTCGCTATAAAAAAGCATAA
- a CDS encoding YesK family protein: MLVSIILLLISFFVGGWEGLGLGAISVSLLVSSVITLIITSILSYFSGMKQK; encoded by the coding sequence ATGCTGGTAAGTATCATCTTATTGCTCATAAGCTTTTTTGTGGGAGGATGGGAAGGTTTAGGGTTAGGAGCGATCAGCGTTTCTTTGTTAGTTTCATCAGTTATCACTTTAATTATTACAAGCATTTTGAGTTATTTTAGTGGTATGAAACAAAAATAA